In a single window of the Carassius auratus strain Wakin unplaced genomic scaffold, ASM336829v1 scaf_tig00021220, whole genome shotgun sequence genome:
- the LOC113076768 gene encoding biorientation of chromosomes in cell division protein 1-like 1, which yields MGAVSLGKAKDKEERLLKRQLNRERMEEKRRLRAAQNEEQDRKRPRAKEARKEKKVLEKKVALSRQRKRDSDLMITHSSMTASFQKEDDRKKSDTESDSCDGRLILREQRRKKTDSEEKLPDKNRVHSFILDLELGTEERRKNTRKDPLSKEKERKEKERGVPDERLKHKLKTESRKSGDTPAEEKDGGTAKGAADEKKGSKVKPDRKSSVSSREGKTSVSEAVDEANLKKGKTAVNEREKPKGDSKLLRRLDSTGSSEERSEVETGSEVSRKKDKQPKEILKRSKSHPEAKPGEKTKVRTDRKDSSVDKTHPQKSGSETESEVRKAETGSKVKSLTEKHKSKPQNPTAGKSDKKTEAKSKPGTAEQKKEEKPKLVKKTSEKKVEKESESKSGEPLEPGAVSGSTPVPDDPYAALSDITPEPEDEDAVVREPRPLTAEADALLSLMGVHSSASELSVRRKRRPI from the exons ATGGGGGCTGTGTCACTTGGAAAA GCCAAAGACAAAGAGGAGCGTCTTCTGAAGCGGCAGCTGAACCGCGAGCGGATGGAGGAGAAACGCAGACTGAGAGCAGCGCAGAACGAGGAACAGG ATCGCAAGAGACCCCGAGCTAAAGAGGCTCGAAAAGAGAAGAAGGTCCTGGAGAAGAAAGTGGCTCTgagcagacagagaaagagagactcaG ACCTGATGATAACACACTCCTCAATGACTGCTTCGTTTCAGAAAGAGGACGACAGGAAGAAAAGTGACACCGAAAGTGATtca TGCGACGGCCGTCTGATCTTGAGGGAGCAGCGCAGGAAGAAGACCGACAGCGAGGAGAAACTCCCTGACAAAAACCGCGTTCACTCCTTCATCCTGGACCTGGAGCTGGGAACAGAAGAACGCCGCAAAAACACTCGGAAAGACCCGCTTTCCAAAGAAAAGGAGCGCAAGGAGAAAGAGCGCGGCGTCCCTGACGAACGACTCAAGCACAAACTCAAGACGGAGAGCAGGAAGAGCGGGGACACCCCGGCCGAAGAGAAAGATGGAGGGACTGCGAAAGGAGCAGCTGATGAGAAgaaggggtcaaaggtcaagccAGACAGGAAGAGTTCTGTGTCTTCTCGAGAAGGAAAGACGAGTGTGTCTGAAGCGGTGGATGAAGCGAacctgaagaaaggaaagactGCTGTGAACGAGAGAGAGAAACCGAAGGGCGACTCGAAGCTGCTCCGGCGTCTGGACTCCACCGGCTCCTCAGAGGAGAGGTCAGAGGTCGAGACGGGTTCAGAGGTCAGCCGGAAGAAAGACAAGCAGCCTAAAGAGATTCTCAAGAGGTCAAAGAGTCACCCAGAGGCTAAACCTGGAGAGAAGACCAAGGTGCGGACGGATCGGAAGGATTCGTCTGTGGACAAGACTCATCCGCAGAAATCCGGCTCGGAAACCGAGAGCGAGGTCAGAAAGGCAGAGACGGGTTCAAAGGTCAAATCCCTAACGGAGAAGCACAAGTCTAAACCCCAGAATCCCACTGCGGGCAAATCAGATAAAAAAACAGAAGCCAAGAGTAAACCAGGAACGGCAGAACAGAAGAAAGAGGAGAAACCGAAGCTCGTGAAGAAAACATCGGAGAAGAAGGTGGAGAAAGAGTCCGAGAGCAAGTCTGGAGAACCACTAGAACCCGGCGCCGTCTCCGGTTCCACACCTGTACCAGACGATCCGTACGCCGCTCTGAGTGACATCACTCCTGAACCTGAGGACGAGGACGCTGTGGTCAGAGAGCCCCGCCCACTGACTGCAGAAGCCGACGCCCTCTTGAGCCTGATGGGAGTCCACAGCTCCGCCTCAGAGCTCTCTGTCCGGAGGAAGCGGAGGCCGATATGA
- the LOC113076766 gene encoding uncharacterized protein LOC113076766 isoform X2 — protein MDSSDPGAASVSDEQKQKSSDDSETVEQTESGTQSGRSSAQRTAHQTSADAEKEQTASKECEGEEEERSSRTPRRGRSTRASETRSASQPKEAEPAVEEEPKESRRSRRSAAQTRDTPAVRPGLKRKRSDDLPASAPDSSAEVKENHVNLSNREKMKQVHLKKRR, from the exons ATGGACTCTTCAGACCCAG GCGCTGCATCGGTCTCAGACGAGCAGAAGCAGAAGTCATCAGACGACTCTGAGACG GTGGAGCAGACGGAGAGCGGCACGCAGTCAGGACGATCATCTGCTCAgaggacag CTCATCAAACCAGCGCTGATGCTGAAAAAGAGCAAACGGCTTCTAAAGAG tgtgaGGGTGAAGAAGAGGAGAGATCGAGCAGGACTCCACGCAGAGGAAGATCCACCAGAGCGTCTGAAACAC GCTCTGCTTCACAGCCCAAGGAGGCGGAGCCAGCTGTGGAGGAGGAGCCAAAAGAG AGCCGCAGGAGTCGCCGCTCCGCAGCTCAGACCAGAGACACTCCtgcag tgAGACCTGGACTGAAACGAAAGAGATCAGACGATCTTCCTGCTTCTGCTCCA GACTCGAGCGCAGAGGTGAAGGAGAACCATGTCAATCTGTCAAACAGAGAAAAGATGAAG CAAGTCCATCTGAAGAAGAGGAGATGA
- the LOC113076766 gene encoding FK506-binding protein 4-like isoform X3 → MDSSDPGAASVSDEQKQKSSDDSETVEQTESGTQSGRSSAQRTAHQTSADAEKECEGEEEERSSRTPRRGRSTRASETRSASQPKEAEPAVEEEPKEQSRRSRRSAAQTRDTPAVRPGLKRKRSDDLPASAPDSSAEVKENHVNLSNREKMKQVHLKKRR, encoded by the exons ATGGACTCTTCAGACCCAG GCGCTGCATCGGTCTCAGACGAGCAGAAGCAGAAGTCATCAGACGACTCTGAGACG GTGGAGCAGACGGAGAGCGGCACGCAGTCAGGACGATCATCTGCTCAgaggacag CTCATCAAACCAGCGCTGATGCTGAAAAAG agtgtgaGGGTGAAGAAGAGGAGAGATCGAGCAGGACTCCACGCAGAGGAAGATCCACCAGAGCGTCTGAAACAC GCTCTGCTTCACAGCCCAAGGAGGCGGAGCCAGCTGTGGAGGAGGAGCCAAAAGAG cagAGCCGCAGGAGTCGCCGCTCCGCAGCTCAGACCAGAGACACTCCtgcag tgAGACCTGGACTGAAACGAAAGAGATCAGACGATCTTCCTGCTTCTGCTCCA GACTCGAGCGCAGAGGTGAAGGAGAACCATGTCAATCTGTCAAACAGAGAAAAGATGAAG CAAGTCCATCTGAAGAAGAGGAGATGA
- the LOC113076766 gene encoding FK506-binding protein 4-like isoform X1, translated as MDSSDPGAASVSDEQKQKSSDDSETVEQTESGTQSGRSSAQRTAHQTSADAEKEQTASKECEGEEEERSSRTPRRGRSTRASETRSASQPKEAEPAVEEEPKEQSRRSRRSAAQTRDTPAVRPGLKRKRSDDLPASAPDSSAEVKENHVNLSNREKMKQVHLKKRR; from the exons ATGGACTCTTCAGACCCAG GCGCTGCATCGGTCTCAGACGAGCAGAAGCAGAAGTCATCAGACGACTCTGAGACG GTGGAGCAGACGGAGAGCGGCACGCAGTCAGGACGATCATCTGCTCAgaggacag CTCATCAAACCAGCGCTGATGCTGAAAAAGAGCAAACGGCTTCTAAAGAG tgtgaGGGTGAAGAAGAGGAGAGATCGAGCAGGACTCCACGCAGAGGAAGATCCACCAGAGCGTCTGAAACAC GCTCTGCTTCACAGCCCAAGGAGGCGGAGCCAGCTGTGGAGGAGGAGCCAAAAGAG cagAGCCGCAGGAGTCGCCGCTCCGCAGCTCAGACCAGAGACACTCCtgcag tgAGACCTGGACTGAAACGAAAGAGATCAGACGATCTTCCTGCTTCTGCTCCA GACTCGAGCGCAGAGGTGAAGGAGAACCATGTCAATCTGTCAAACAGAGAAAAGATGAAG CAAGTCCATCTGAAGAAGAGGAGATGA